One window of Flavobacteriales bacterium genomic DNA carries:
- a CDS encoding HlyD family efflux transporter periplasmic adaptor subunit, giving the protein MILMLAGCGPGSPTGGSDATDSRTPVTVTQVRTGSIQNTVTLNATARFMRKNTVRSTVNGRVERANIALGDHVMAGRMLYVLRTKEADALAGMAERDSSFRVKGNIIINAPASGIAVQVDKLLNDYVSDGDQLAVIADANSSIFVMEVPYELVRSVHVGAGCTIALPDSSTVEGVIATPLSVMDAASQTQSWVVKPKGSAVFPEGLTGTVRITVDRHASAQVLPASCVLGNEEMTSFWVMRLANDSTAIKVPVQRSIVTHDSVEVTEPHFATGDRFLLTGGYGLPDTANVIITR; this is encoded by the coding sequence ATGATCTTGATGCTTGCCGGTTGTGGTCCTGGCAGTCCAACTGGTGGTAGTGATGCCACCGACAGCCGCACGCCGGTGACCGTGACGCAGGTGAGGACCGGGTCGATCCAGAACACCGTGACGCTCAATGCAACGGCGCGTTTCATGCGAAAGAACACCGTCCGCTCCACGGTGAACGGCCGTGTGGAGCGCGCCAACATTGCTTTGGGTGATCACGTGATGGCGGGTAGAATGCTGTACGTACTACGCACCAAGGAGGCCGATGCGCTTGCGGGAATGGCCGAGCGCGACAGCAGTTTTCGGGTGAAAGGGAACATCATCATCAACGCGCCGGCCAGCGGGATTGCTGTTCAAGTGGACAAGCTGTTGAACGATTACGTGAGCGATGGTGACCAACTGGCCGTGATCGCCGACGCCAACAGCTCCATCTTCGTGATGGAGGTGCCCTATGAACTGGTGAGAAGTGTACATGTCGGCGCGGGCTGCACCATTGCGCTGCCCGATTCCAGCACCGTGGAAGGCGTCATCGCAACACCGCTTTCGGTGATGGACGCCGCCTCGCAAACGCAGAGCTGGGTGGTGAAGCCAAAGGGTTCCGCCGTATTCCCGGAAGGGCTTACCGGCACCGTGCGCATCACGGTGGACCGGCATGCCAGCGCACAGGTCCTTCCCGCGAGCTGCGTGCTCGGCAATGAGGAGATGACCAGCTTCTGGGTGATGCGCCTCGCCAACGACAGCACCGCGATAAAAGTGCCCGTGCAGCGCAGCATCGTCACCCATGACAGCGTAGAGGTGACGGAACCGCACTTCGCGACGGGCGACCGTTTCCTGCTCACCGGCGGCTACGGACTTCCGGACACGGCGAACGTGATCATCACCCGCTGA
- a CDS encoding TolC family protein, giving the protein MDDYLRIAETNSPVLKDQAYQRDALALDSFEVRAVFGPQVNGSGQFLYAPSGAHWGYDPAITNSGLYSAVVGAQVPLFTGGRKRAGLDPVALRGNALLLAKEGTLLDLHQRVTEQYINTYADQRTLAAVHDRVRILDEEEAVMKHLVEQGIYQQVDGMNLRVTVQAQRIAASKATALLRNDLLTLNTLCGSADTATVVLAPLNLQPPVAFDPSASPGLRRFAVDSLANDIADRSVDLNYRARLNAVGDAGLNAVVIRDVPNRFGASAGLNLSVPIYDGNRRRTQHDRIALREKSRTAYQDFYADQLQLRHAQLREALAQADTLIAGTQRQSAGEEHLIELYRLELEHGLVRLTDLFLALENHARTVNDMIQTEADRSHIVNALMHLQ; this is encoded by the coding sequence TTGGACGACTACCTCCGCATCGCTGAGACCAACAGTCCGGTTCTGAAAGACCAAGCCTATCAACGGGATGCCTTGGCGCTGGACAGTTTCGAAGTGCGCGCCGTTTTCGGCCCGCAAGTCAATGGCAGCGGCCAATTCCTCTATGCCCCGAGCGGCGCCCATTGGGGCTACGACCCGGCCATCACGAACAGTGGCCTTTATTCGGCCGTGGTCGGCGCACAGGTACCGCTCTTCACCGGGGGCCGAAAACGAGCGGGCTTGGACCCGGTGGCCTTGCGCGGCAATGCGCTTCTGCTCGCGAAGGAAGGAACGTTGCTGGACCTCCATCAGCGCGTGACGGAGCAGTACATCAACACTTACGCGGATCAGCGCACCTTGGCCGCCGTACACGACCGTGTCCGCATACTGGACGAGGAGGAAGCGGTGATGAAGCACCTTGTCGAGCAGGGCATCTACCAGCAGGTCGACGGGATGAACCTACGCGTGACCGTGCAAGCACAACGCATCGCCGCCAGCAAGGCCACGGCATTGCTCCGCAACGACCTGTTGACATTGAACACGCTTTGCGGAAGCGCGGACACCGCGACGGTCGTACTTGCCCCGTTGAACTTACAGCCCCCGGTGGCATTCGATCCATCGGCCTCGCCCGGTTTGCGGCGATTCGCCGTGGACAGCTTGGCGAACGACATCGCCGACCGCAGCGTGGATCTGAACTACCGAGCGCGTCTGAACGCCGTGGGCGACGCGGGGCTGAACGCCGTCGTGATCCGCGACGTGCCCAACCGGTTCGGTGCCAGCGCGGGCCTCAACCTCAGCGTACCGATCTATGACGGCAACCGGCGCCGCACACAACATGACCGTATCGCCCTGCGCGAAAAAAGCCGTACGGCTTATCAAGACTTCTACGCGGATCAACTGCAACTGCGGCATGCACAGCTTCGCGAAGCGTTGGCCCAAGCTGACACCTTGATCGCGGGAACACAGCGCCAATCCGCCGGTGAGGAACACTTGATCGAACTCTACCGCTTGGAGCTGGAACATGGCCTGGTGCGGCTCACGGACCTTTTCCTCGCACTGGAGAACCATGCGCGCACGGTCAACGACATGATCCAGACGGAGGCCGACCGCTCGCACATCGTCAACGCTTTGATGCACTTACAATGA
- a CDS encoding PepSY-like domain-containing protein, with the protein MKTQLMILSVLAISATACGQKVSEADVPQPVKTAFMKQFPKAEHARWEMETMTEFEVNFKQGAEAMSATYGTAGQWMETEKDIEMEALPEAVRNTIASKYQDQKLEGISHVESPKGIFYEVDMEKGETSMEVVFSTDGQVIKEKVEEQDNDEEND; encoded by the coding sequence ATGAAAACGCAATTGATGATCTTGTCGGTGCTGGCCATAAGCGCCACCGCCTGCGGGCAAAAAGTGAGCGAAGCCGATGTGCCACAACCTGTGAAGACCGCGTTCATGAAACAATTCCCCAAGGCGGAACACGCCCGTTGGGAAATGGAGACCATGACCGAATTCGAGGTGAACTTCAAGCAAGGCGCCGAGGCCATGAGCGCTACTTATGGCACTGCGGGCCAATGGATGGAGACCGAGAAGGACATCGAGATGGAGGCATTGCCTGAAGCGGTGCGCAACACGATCGCGTCCAAGTACCAGGACCAAAAACTGGAGGGCATCTCACATGTTGAAAGCCCAAAAGGCATCTTCTATGAGGTGGACATGGAAAAGGGAGAAACGTCCATGGAAGTGGTGTTCTCTACCGATGGCCAGGTGATCAAGGAAAAGGTGGAGGAACAGGACAACGACGAGGAGAACGACTAA
- the sufB gene encoding Fe-S cluster assembly protein SufB, with translation MAQSDDILHEVANKEYEFGFVTDIESELAPKGLNEDTVRFISAKKNEPAWLLEWRLAAYRNWLKMTEPTWALVNYPAVDFQDAYYYSAPKKKPTLNSLDEADPELIKTFEKLGISLQEQKRLAGVAVDVVFDSVSVKTTFQAALKEKGVIFSSFSDAVQNHPELVRKYLGSVVPPTDNFYAALNSAVFSDGSFCYIPPGVRCPMELSTYFRINSANTGQFERTLLIADEGGYVSYLEGCTAPMRDENQMHAAVVELVAMKDAEIKYSTVQNWYPGDENGVGGVYNFVTKRGMCLGDNSKISWTQVETGSAITWKYPSCVLKGDNSVGEFYSVALTKFKQQADTGTKMIHIGKGTKSTIISKGISAGQSNNSYRGLVKIGKGAKGARNYSQCDSLLLGDRCGAHTFPYIESENPSAMVEHEATTSKIGEDQLFYLNQRGIPPEKAVSLIVNGYCKDVLNQLPMEFAVEAQKLLAVSLEGSVG, from the coding sequence GCACAATCAGACGACATCCTCCACGAGGTAGCGAACAAGGAATACGAGTTCGGCTTCGTTACCGACATTGAAAGCGAACTGGCCCCGAAGGGCTTGAACGAGGACACTGTTCGTTTCATCAGCGCCAAGAAGAACGAACCCGCTTGGCTGCTGGAATGGCGCTTGGCCGCGTACAGGAACTGGCTGAAAATGACCGAGCCGACCTGGGCCCTCGTAAACTATCCGGCAGTGGATTTTCAGGATGCATACTACTACAGCGCACCTAAGAAGAAGCCCACGCTGAACAGCTTGGACGAGGCCGACCCGGAGCTGATCAAGACCTTTGAGAAGTTGGGCATATCGCTCCAGGAGCAGAAGCGCTTGGCCGGCGTGGCGGTGGACGTGGTGTTCGACAGCGTGAGCGTGAAGACCACCTTTCAAGCGGCGCTCAAGGAGAAGGGCGTCATCTTCAGCAGCTTCAGCGACGCGGTGCAGAACCACCCGGAACTGGTGCGCAAATATCTCGGAAGCGTGGTACCGCCGACGGACAATTTCTATGCAGCGCTCAACAGCGCGGTCTTCAGCGATGGTAGCTTCTGTTACATCCCTCCGGGCGTGCGCTGCCCGATGGAGCTGAGCACCTATTTCCGTATCAACTCCGCGAACACCGGCCAGTTCGAGCGCACCCTGCTCATCGCCGATGAAGGTGGATACGTGAGCTACCTCGAGGGCTGTACTGCCCCCATGCGCGACGAGAACCAGATGCATGCCGCCGTAGTGGAGCTGGTGGCGATGAAGGACGCTGAGATCAAGTACAGCACGGTGCAGAACTGGTATCCCGGCGATGAGAACGGCGTGGGCGGCGTGTACAACTTCGTCACCAAGCGCGGCATGTGCTTGGGTGACAACAGCAAGATCAGCTGGACGCAGGTCGAGACCGGCAGCGCCATCACCTGGAAGTACCCGAGCTGCGTGCTGAAGGGCGACAACAGCGTGGGCGAGTTCTACAGCGTGGCGCTCACCAAGTTCAAACAGCAGGCCGACACGGGCACCAAGATGATCCACATCGGCAAGGGCACCAAGAGCACGATCATCAGCAAGGGCATCAGCGCCGGCCAGAGCAACAACAGCTACCGCGGCTTAGTGAAGATCGGCAAGGGTGCAAAAGGCGCGCGCAACTACAGCCAATGCGATTCACTCCTGCTCGGCGACCGCTGTGGCGCACACACTTTCCCGTACATCGAAAGTGAGAACCCGAGCGCGATGGTGGAACACGAGGCGACAACCAGCAAGATCGGTGAGGACCAGCTCTTTTATCTCAACCAGCGCGGCATTCCGCCAGAGAAAGCGGTAAGCCTGATCGTGAACGGTTACTGCAAAGACGTGCTGAACCAGCTGCCGATGGAGTTTGCGGTGGAAGCGCAGAAGTTGTTGGCGGTATCGCTGGAAGGTTCTGTTGGATAG
- a CDS encoding HAMP domain-containing histidine kinase: MKLLQRTALYQALLALPMVVIGTAIGYGLVRHTVTHEVDEALEDHAILVRDRMLASEQDLEITAPDMLLRIAPGTIAGEQFSDTVIYDTLHAEDIPWRIGRFPAKEADGSAAVLTIGRSQLETDDLVMGIAVSIAVVLVLFTLCTLLLFRWLSAHLWRPFHTNLQAMERFRPDAPIPMLAPSDVEEFAGMAGTLGGMMANMQRDFTAQKRFTEQAAHELRTPLAILRGRLDQLIQNPSMGEREAGTIQGMYTASERMGRTISDMLTLAKVGDGVFIPQEVDWSRVFREELVLLKDPIAQRLLTVELIEEGRCRIKLHPVLAQLLVSNLLGNAVQHNVPDGSLSVVITQESITVRNTGPVLSADPASLFDRFAKGDPSSTSPGLGLSMVKEIAERNGLRVEYMAANGMHAIIVRKG, from the coding sequence ATGAAACTGCTGCAACGCACCGCGCTCTACCAAGCCTTGCTGGCGCTACCGATGGTGGTGATCGGCACCGCCATCGGATATGGGCTGGTGCGCCATACGGTGACGCATGAAGTGGACGAAGCGCTGGAGGACCATGCCATACTGGTGCGCGATCGGATGCTCGCTTCGGAGCAGGACCTGGAGATCACCGCGCCCGATATGCTGTTGCGGATAGCACCCGGAACGATAGCGGGCGAACAATTCTCCGACACCGTGATCTATGACACGCTGCATGCGGAGGACATCCCTTGGCGCATCGGACGCTTCCCCGCGAAGGAGGCGGACGGCAGTGCGGCGGTCCTGACCATCGGCCGCTCGCAATTGGAGACGGATGATCTGGTGATGGGTATTGCGGTGAGCATCGCGGTGGTGCTGGTGCTGTTCACCTTGTGTACGCTGCTGCTGTTCCGCTGGCTCTCCGCGCACTTGTGGCGTCCTTTCCATACCAACCTGCAGGCCATGGAACGCTTCCGTCCAGATGCGCCCATTCCCATGCTCGCCCCATCGGACGTAGAAGAATTTGCGGGCATGGCGGGCACATTGGGCGGCATGATGGCCAACATGCAGCGTGACTTCACCGCGCAGAAACGCTTTACCGAACAAGCGGCACATGAGCTGCGCACCCCCTTGGCCATTCTGCGCGGAAGGTTGGACCAGCTGATCCAAAACCCAAGCATGGGCGAGCGCGAGGCAGGGACCATCCAAGGCATGTATACGGCCAGCGAGCGCATGGGCCGCACGATCTCCGACATGCTGACGCTGGCCAAGGTGGGCGATGGCGTATTCATTCCGCAGGAGGTGGATTGGTCAAGGGTCTTCCGCGAGGAACTGGTGCTGTTGAAGGACCCGATCGCGCAACGCCTGCTCACCGTGGAACTCATCGAGGAAGGCCGTTGTCGGATCAAGCTTCACCCGGTGTTGGCGCAATTGCTTGTGTCCAATTTGTTGGGCAACGCCGTACAGCACAACGTGCCGGACGGCTCCCTTTCCGTGGTCATCACGCAGGAAAGCATCACCGTGCGCAACACCGGCCCCGTGCTTTCCGCAGACCCGGCCTCGCTCTTCGACCGCTTCGCCAAGGGCGACCCCTCCAGCACTTCCCCCGGCCTTGGCCTTTCCATGGTGAAGGAGATCGCCGAGCGGAACGGGTTGCGTGTGGAATACATGGCGGCGAACGGGATGCACGCGATCATTGTGCGCAAAGGCTGA
- a CDS encoding response regulator transcription factor, producing the protein MKVLLIEDETELRRTIRQYLQDEGHLVESATDFPSAMEKAQLHSYDAVLVDITLPQGNGLDIVRALRKADNACGIIIISAKGSLDDKVSGLDLGADDYLPKPFHLPELVARLRALVRRKQAKAQDSITIGTLRIVPDDRLAEAEGTRLDLTGTEFDLLHFLAVNKDRVLSRSAILEHVWGDLAERLDRDDFLYAHVKNLRKKLSAHECADLIKTVYGLGYRMSDRA; encoded by the coding sequence ATGAAGGTGCTCCTCATCGAGGATGAAACGGAACTGCGCCGCACGATCCGGCAGTATTTGCAGGACGAGGGCCACTTGGTGGAATCCGCCACGGACTTCCCTTCCGCCATGGAAAAGGCGCAATTGCACAGCTACGACGCGGTGCTGGTGGACATCACTTTACCCCAGGGGAACGGGCTCGACATCGTGCGCGCATTGCGCAAGGCCGACAACGCCTGCGGCATCATCATCATCTCCGCCAAGGGTTCGTTGGACGATAAGGTGAGCGGCCTCGACCTCGGCGCGGACGATTATTTGCCCAAGCCTTTTCACTTACCGGAACTCGTGGCGCGCCTCCGGGCCTTGGTGCGACGCAAACAGGCCAAGGCACAGGACTCCATCACCATCGGAACCTTGCGGATCGTTCCGGATGACCGTTTGGCGGAAGCCGAGGGTACGCGCTTGGACCTTACGGGCACCGAGTTCGACCTACTACACTTTCTGGCCGTGAACAAGGACCGCGTCCTCTCTCGCAGCGCGATCCTGGAACACGTGTGGGGTGATCTTGCGGAGCGCCTGGACCGGGACGATTTTCTCTACGCGCACGTCAAGAACCTTCGGAAAAAGCTCTCGGCACACGAATGCGCCGACCTGATCAAGACCGTCTATGGTCTCGGCTACCGCATGAGCGACCGTGCATGA
- a CDS encoding four helix bundle protein, with product MATITTFEDLGIWQQARLLCKGIWGLTQKGSFARDFALKDQINRSSGSCMDNIAEGFERDGNREFGQFLSISKGSIGETRSQPYRALDSRHITQEEFDAAFYKCKNESKDIGNFMRYLRNSEEGREVRWQELAISHQELGFSSNFRQGSLHSLHA from the coding sequence ATGGCCACCATCACGACTTTCGAGGATCTCGGTATTTGGCAACAGGCGCGCTTGCTCTGCAAAGGGATCTGGGGGTTAACGCAGAAGGGTTCATTCGCAAGGGATTTCGCATTGAAGGATCAGATCAACCGGTCTTCCGGCTCCTGCATGGATAACATAGCCGAAGGCTTTGAACGCGATGGTAACCGGGAGTTTGGCCAGTTCCTTTCCATTTCAAAGGGCTCCATTGGAGAAACCCGATCACAGCCCTACCGAGCATTGGACAGCAGGCACATCACACAAGAGGAGTTCGATGCTGCTTTCTATAAGTGCAAGAATGAAAGCAAGGACATCGGGAACTTCATGCGCTACCTAAGAAACAGCGAAGAAGGGCGCGAAGTACGCTGGCAGGAATTAGCGATCAGCCATCAGGAATTAGGGTTCTCTTCAAATTTCCGACAGGGATCGCTCCATAGCTTGCACGCATGA